One window of the Chryseobacterium camelliae genome contains the following:
- a CDS encoding ABC transporter permease, translated as MKNIAFYIASRYLLSKKGSTAVTFITWLAIGAMTVAVTAMFVIISVFSGLEDLNQDLISNLHADLTVESASGKTLKDLNKTVDVLKANKEISSFSKVIEEKVYINFNGKGDIAYLRGVDSAYTKVNPINKEVFYGTYPSFEYSNEVLMENSLDNRLSVPVASDKGFATIFMPKAGTGIINKEEDIYRKKDILVTGVFPGKDQLDNYIIAPIELTEELLDLPKNSAYRIVIKLKNPDNTDAVKQQLLSSLGKKVKIRTKEEENAAFWKMINTEKLFIYLIFALVIFITTFNLAGAIIILQLDKKQQARSLVSLGFPLNGLRKIYFYTGILIVICGVASGLIFGTALCYFQEYTEFFRANETLPFPVKIVARNYITVALTAALFGIAISWFFSRIRKDYITKN; from the coding sequence GTGAAAAACATTGCCTTCTATATTGCGTCCCGCTACCTTTTATCCAAAAAAGGAAGTACGGCCGTTACGTTTATTACGTGGCTGGCCATCGGGGCTATGACCGTAGCCGTAACCGCAATGTTTGTCATCATCTCTGTTTTCTCCGGGCTGGAAGACCTTAACCAGGACCTCATTTCCAATCTCCACGCCGACCTTACCGTGGAAAGCGCTTCAGGAAAAACCCTGAAAGACCTTAATAAAACGGTTGATGTCCTGAAAGCCAATAAAGAAATCAGCAGCTTTTCGAAAGTTATTGAAGAAAAAGTCTACATCAACTTCAACGGGAAAGGCGACATTGCCTATCTTCGCGGTGTAGATTCCGCCTATACCAAGGTAAACCCGATCAACAAAGAAGTATTCTACGGAACATATCCAAGTTTTGAGTATTCCAATGAAGTCCTGATGGAAAATTCACTGGACAACCGCTTATCGGTGCCGGTAGCTTCCGATAAAGGCTTTGCTACGATCTTCATGCCCAAAGCAGGAACAGGAATCATCAATAAAGAGGAAGATATTTACCGTAAAAAAGATATTCTGGTGACCGGTGTATTTCCTGGAAAAGACCAGCTGGACAATTACATCATCGCTCCGATCGAGCTGACGGAAGAGCTTCTGGACCTGCCGAAGAACTCTGCCTACCGGATCGTCATCAAACTGAAAAACCCGGACAATACAGATGCTGTAAAACAGCAACTGCTCTCCTCTCTGGGTAAAAAGGTAAAAATCCGTACCAAAGAAGAGGAAAATGCAGCATTCTGGAAAATGATCAATACTGAAAAACTGTTCATTTACCTGATCTTTGCACTCGTTATCTTTATTACGACCTTTAACCTTGCCGGTGCCATCATCATCCTTCAGCTGGATAAAAAACAGCAGGCCCGGTCATTGGTTTCGCTGGGCTTCCCGCTTAACGGGCTCAGAAAAATCTATTTCTATACCGGAATCCTGATTGTCATCTGCGGCGTTGCCTCCGGGCTGATCTTCGGGACAGCACTCTGCTACTTCCAGGAATATACTGAGTTTTTCAGGGCCAATGAAACACTGCCTTTCCCGGTAAAAATTGTCGCCCGGAATTATATTACCGTTGCTCTTACAGCAGCCCTGTTTGGGATCGCCATTTCCTGGTTCTTCTCCAGGATACGCAAAGACTATATTACTAAAAATTAA
- the rbfA gene encoding 30S ribosome-binding factor RbfA, whose product MESNRQRKVAQIIQEDFAELFRKQASESKQSILISVSDVKISADLGIAKIYLSIFPQEFRSAVMKEIEANKTQYRNFIGQKMAKQVRVIPQLNFYLDTTLDDVERIEKELRGEGDNPTL is encoded by the coding sequence ATGGAAAGTAACAGACAAAGAAAAGTAGCACAGATTATACAGGAAGATTTCGCGGAACTTTTCCGTAAACAGGCATCAGAGAGCAAGCAAAGCATCCTGATCAGTGTTTCGGATGTAAAGATTTCTGCCGATCTGGGGATTGCCAAGATTTACCTCAGCATTTTCCCGCAGGAGTTCCGTTCTGCCGTTATGAAGGAGATTGAGGCCAATAAAACGCAGTACCGCAACTTTATCGGCCAGAAGATGGCCAAGCAAGTGCGTGTGATCCCGCAGCTGAATTTCTACCTGGATACGACTCTGGACGATGTGGAAAGGATTGAAAAGGAACTGAGAGGCGAAGGCGACAATCCTACCCTGTAA
- the mce gene encoding methylmalonyl-CoA epimerase, translating into MKLEHIGIAVASLGVSDDLFARLLGKPSYKKESVEREEVVTSFYQTGDSKIELLEASNEDSPISKFISKKGEGIHHLAFAVDNILDEIDRLKKEGFEFISEEPKEGADNKLVAFLHPKSTNGVLVELCQEKP; encoded by the coding sequence ATGAAGTTAGAACATATCGGCATTGCTGTGGCCTCCCTGGGTGTTTCCGATGACCTTTTTGCCCGCCTGCTGGGAAAACCTTCCTATAAAAAAGAAAGTGTTGAACGCGAAGAAGTGGTTACCTCTTTCTATCAGACCGGCGACAGCAAAATCGAGCTGCTGGAAGCCAGCAACGAGGACAGTCCCATTTCCAAATTCATCAGTAAAAAAGGGGAGGGCATCCACCATCTTGCGTTTGCTGTCGATAATATCCTGGATGAGATTGACCGCCTGAAAAAGGAGGGTTTTGAATTTATTTCCGAAGAGCCGAAAGAAGGGGCTGATAATAAGCTGGTTGCTTTCCTGCACCCGAAAAGCACCAATGGGGTCTTGGTAGAATTATGTCAAGAAAAACCGTAA
- a CDS encoding GLPGLI family protein, with amino-acid sequence MKYKLIYAVFLTLNFVLCAAQSKAVMEINYETKMISDSLNRKKVKVYSSALLCNNTESMYCSAEAKAYYKGNSTQTISTNYGNIPKYPKAVESIYKNNDVVTASLPVGKYIFTFEEPKLKWEILGETKDIKGFKCQLAKTTTDTGDVFFAWFTKDIPIQDGPFRFKGLSGMILEIYNKNKTIEIYATDIKKSEDFIEPLKYYNEVKAKNKQQFLEARKNFHENPSMYNGNLKVVDANGNDKTKTMTDRIKRINTFLD; translated from the coding sequence ATGAAATACAAATTGATATATGCTGTATTCTTAACCTTAAATTTTGTCTTATGTGCTGCTCAGAGCAAAGCTGTAATGGAAATCAATTACGAAACAAAAATGATTTCTGATAGTTTAAACAGGAAAAAAGTAAAAGTTTATTCATCAGCTTTATTATGTAATAATACCGAATCAATGTATTGCAGTGCAGAAGCTAAAGCATATTATAAAGGAAATTCTACACAAACTATAAGTACAAATTATGGGAATATCCCAAAATATCCCAAAGCTGTTGAGAGTATTTATAAGAACAATGATGTGGTAACTGCATCATTACCGGTAGGGAAATACATTTTTACTTTTGAAGAACCTAAGTTAAAATGGGAAATATTGGGTGAGACAAAAGATATAAAAGGTTTCAAATGCCAATTGGCCAAAACAACGACTGATACTGGTGATGTTTTTTTTGCTTGGTTTACCAAAGACATTCCAATACAAGATGGTCCATTTAGATTTAAAGGTCTTTCTGGAATGATACTGGAAATTTATAATAAAAATAAAACAATTGAAATCTATGCCACTGACATTAAGAAATCAGAAGACTTTATAGAACCTTTAAAATATTATAATGAAGTCAAGGCAAAAAATAAACAACAATTTTTAGAAGCAAGAAAAAACTTTCATGAAAATCCTTCAATGTATAACGGGAATTTAAAAGTAGTAGATGCAAATGGTAATGATAAAACTAAAACTATGACTGACAGAATAAAACGCATCAATACATTTTTAGACTAG
- a CDS encoding GLPGLI family protein, giving the protein MTHLISQINAYKIFLITLMMLPAAIYSQSRRFIYSYSFAPDSAKTDSMITEYTRLDVFQDHSEFLSDVGAKKDSAISSAVRNRQSQADIKLPDGKYANKTFKSKELIYTLEYIGIQPFKVIRNQKLNWKLLGERKKIQGYDCQKALLHYGGRKWEAWFTADIPLQDGPYVFNGLPGLIVQMRDTENQHSFLLVENFKVPDIKTNLINKPYFVPVEVSEAQFNKKWNEYRKNPVGATEQFMMMNPGLLSGESFDTNGNKIDMSQKKREEKEYATRQLYHNNNFIDLILYQNK; this is encoded by the coding sequence ATGACTCATTTAATTTCACAAATAAATGCATACAAGATTTTTCTGATCACCTTAATGATGCTACCGGCTGCCATATATTCTCAAAGCCGCAGATTTATTTATTCCTATTCTTTTGCTCCGGATTCTGCAAAAACCGACAGTATGATAACAGAGTATACCAGACTTGACGTATTTCAGGATCATTCGGAATTTTTAAGCGATGTTGGTGCTAAGAAGGATTCTGCGATTTCTTCGGCGGTTAGGAATAGACAGAGTCAGGCAGATATTAAGCTTCCTGACGGTAAATATGCTAACAAGACATTTAAAAGCAAAGAGCTTATCTATACGCTTGAATATATAGGCATACAGCCATTTAAGGTTATACGCAATCAAAAACTTAACTGGAAACTTTTAGGTGAAAGAAAGAAAATTCAGGGATATGACTGTCAGAAAGCTTTGTTACATTACGGAGGCAGAAAGTGGGAAGCCTGGTTTACTGCTGATATCCCTCTTCAGGACGGACCTTACGTATTTAATGGACTTCCCGGATTGATCGTTCAGATGAGAGACACTGAAAATCAGCATTCATTTTTATTAGTAGAAAACTTCAAAGTACCGGATATAAAAACTAATTTGATTAATAAACCCTATTTTGTGCCTGTTGAAGTCAGTGAAGCGCAATTCAATAAAAAGTGGAATGAGTACAGGAAAAATCCTGTAGGGGCAACCGAACAGTTTATGATGATGAATCCGGGCCTTTTGAGTGGGGAAAGTTTTGATACGAATGGGAACAAAATTGATATGAGCCAGAAAAAGCGTGAGGAGAAGGAGTATGCAACACGCCAGCTTTATCACAATAATAATTTCATTGATTTAATTTTATACCAGAATAAGTGA
- a CDS encoding type II CAAX prenyl endopeptidase Rce1 family protein, giving the protein MNNNPGFFSFLKGYPVPAGQSTLISKIRLTVLMLIAMLVVNTLVAGLQMMLFRWGITEPIRSSGVIPEYMKDMPRYRIVLEIVLLAPLLEETAFRGILQNNERWFRIALVSLAYLIICRIFGLNFYELSWATIGILCAASLLLFIRKKYTAKIIDAKNRTPFRLILIWLSAIAFGFWHYYNFDFSRAGMITVAVSLMPFAVNGLLLSYVAVKNGLSWSILLHVANNAWPIVLWF; this is encoded by the coding sequence ATGAATAATAATCCGGGCTTCTTCTCTTTTTTAAAAGGTTATCCTGTACCTGCCGGTCAGTCAACGCTGATATCGAAGATCAGACTAACCGTCCTGATGCTGATCGCCATGCTTGTGGTCAATACCCTGGTGGCGGGACTGCAAATGATGCTGTTTCGTTGGGGGATTACAGAACCTATCCGCTCATCCGGGGTTATTCCTGAATATATGAAAGACATGCCACGCTACAGAATTGTCCTTGAAATTGTACTGCTTGCTCCTCTACTGGAAGAAACTGCCTTCAGGGGTATCCTGCAAAACAATGAGCGATGGTTCAGGATTGCTCTGGTCTCCCTCGCTTACCTGATCATCTGCCGTATTTTTGGCCTGAACTTTTACGAGCTCTCCTGGGCAACGATCGGTATCCTGTGCGCAGCAAGCCTTTTATTGTTCATCCGGAAGAAATATACAGCCAAAATAATCGATGCAAAAAATAGGACCCCCTTCCGGCTTATCCTGATCTGGCTTAGTGCCATCGCTTTCGGGTTTTGGCATTATTATAATTTCGACTTCAGCCGGGCAGGCATGATAACGGTGGCGGTCAGCCTCATGCCTTTTGCAGTCAATGGTCTGCTCTTGTCTTATGTAGCCGTTAAAAACGGGCTTTCCTGGAGCATCCTGCTGCACGTTGCGAATAATGCGTGGCCGATAGTACTGTGGTTTTGA
- the map gene encoding type I methionyl aminopeptidase, whose product MSITNEAELAGMQKISEAVAYTLKEMTQYAQPGMTTKELDEYGAAILSDFGAKSAPYLTYGFPGWTCISVDNEFCHGIPSDKRILKEGDLINIDVSAELNGYWADNGGSFVIGKDINRHQSLVDASKAILQKAISNIRGGVKIADIGLMMETEAKKRGFRVIKNLAGHGVGRSLHEQPDELFNYKNRFDTRRFRKNSVVAIETFISTDSAIAVEQNDGWTMVGNKGGYMAQHEHTLIVTDGKPVILTEMNGILN is encoded by the coding sequence ATGTCCATAACGAACGAAGCCGAATTGGCCGGAATGCAGAAGATCAGTGAAGCAGTAGCCTACACGCTCAAGGAAATGACCCAATATGCTCAGCCCGGAATGACCACAAAAGAGCTTGATGAATATGGAGCCGCAATCCTTTCGGATTTCGGAGCTAAATCTGCACCTTATCTTACCTATGGCTTCCCGGGATGGACCTGCATCAGTGTTGACAATGAATTCTGTCATGGCATTCCTTCTGACAAAAGGATTTTAAAAGAAGGTGACCTGATCAATATTGATGTTTCTGCAGAATTGAACGGCTATTGGGCAGATAACGGAGGGTCTTTTGTCATCGGTAAAGATATTAATCGTCATCAAAGCCTCGTCGATGCCTCGAAAGCCATTTTACAGAAGGCCATCAGCAATATCAGGGGCGGGGTAAAAATTGCAGATATCGGACTGATGATGGAAACCGAAGCTAAAAAGAGAGGATTCAGGGTCATTAAGAACCTGGCCGGACATGGAGTAGGGAGGAGCCTCCATGAGCAGCCGGATGAGCTGTTCAATTATAAAAACAGGTTTGATACCCGCAGGTTCAGGAAAAATTCTGTAGTGGCTATTGAAACCTTTATCTCAACGGATTCAGCAATTGCCGTGGAACAGAACGACGGCTGGACCATGGTAGGCAATAAGGGCGGATACATGGCACAGCATGAACATACGCTTATTGTGACGGATGGTAAGCCTGTTATTTTGACGGAGATGAACGGTATCCTGAACTGA
- a CDS encoding PA2169 family four-helix-bundle protein → MNNEKTVSVLNDLLNITNDRIEGFSKVEDKVWENHSGLKADYDQMVSESQNMKNDLIRLISEKGGEADNTTSTAGAIHRAWIDVKNTFSGNKDEATLENVVFGEKAAIKAYEDALESGDLCPESTQVVSDHLHHLRSSYSKFENLEESR, encoded by the coding sequence ATGAACAACGAGAAAACCGTATCGGTACTTAACGATTTACTTAACATTACCAACGACAGAATTGAAGGATTTTCTAAAGTAGAAGACAAAGTATGGGAAAACCATTCAGGATTAAAAGCTGATTATGACCAGATGGTATCTGAATCCCAGAACATGAAAAATGACCTGATCAGACTGATCAGCGAAAAAGGAGGAGAGGCTGATAATACGACCAGTACGGCAGGCGCAATCCACAGAGCATGGATCGATGTAAAAAATACTTTTTCAGGAAACAAAGATGAAGCTACTCTTGAGAATGTAGTATTCGGGGAAAAAGCAGCGATCAAGGCTTATGAAGATGCTTTGGAAAGCGGAGACCTTTGTCCGGAAAGCACACAAGTAGTATCAGATCACCTTCATCACCTGAGATCATCATACAGCAAATTTGAGAATCTTGAAGAATCAAGATAA
- a CDS encoding response regulator, with amino-acid sequence MNKKKILIFDDDTVILEVITIIFEEGGYEVEISETSHDIIDKVSAFRPDIILMDNWIPNIGGVEATRLLKSHEEFSKIPVIYVTANNDIAALAASARADDYVAKPFNLEDLEEKVARLVQD; translated from the coding sequence ATGAATAAAAAAAAGATTTTGATTTTTGATGATGACACCGTTATCCTGGAGGTGATCACCATTATTTTTGAAGAAGGCGGCTATGAAGTTGAAATTTCCGAAACATCCCATGATATCATAGATAAAGTATCAGCATTCCGTCCGGATATCATCCTGATGGACAACTGGATCCCTAATATCGGAGGTGTGGAGGCTACCCGTCTTCTGAAAAGCCATGAGGAATTCAGCAAAATTCCGGTCATCTATGTTACGGCTAACAATGATATTGCCGCGCTGGCTGCCAGTGCCAGGGCCGACGATTATGTTGCCAAACCATTCAACCTGGAAGATCTGGAAGAAAAGGTAGCCCGCCTGGTACAGGATTAA
- a CDS encoding chemotaxis protein CheB: MGTQKKTTELVVIGGSAGSLQVILEMVKKLDSPLAFPILVVVHRKAHSVSILPALLQQFSPVDVIEIEDKTEMDVNGIYIVPADYHLLFESRKAVSLDSSEKLNYSRPSIDITFKSAAEMFGEGLTGVLLSGANADGVEGLKYIKRNKGEVWIQDPDTAEVSYMPQYAVERVTYDRLITPGNLADHINKLYSAQ; encoded by the coding sequence ATGGGAACGCAGAAAAAAACAACGGAATTAGTCGTGATCGGAGGGTCAGCCGGAAGTTTACAGGTCATTCTGGAAATGGTCAAAAAGCTTGACAGTCCTCTTGCTTTTCCGATTCTGGTTGTTGTTCACCGCAAAGCCCATTCGGTAAGTATTTTACCTGCCCTGCTCCAGCAGTTTTCCCCTGTTGATGTCATTGAGATTGAAGACAAAACGGAAATGGATGTCAATGGCATTTATATTGTGCCCGCAGATTACCACCTGCTCTTTGAAAGCAGGAAGGCAGTATCACTGGACAGTTCGGAAAAACTGAATTATTCCAGGCCGTCCATAGATATTACATTTAAGTCTGCTGCCGAAATGTTTGGTGAGGGCCTTACCGGCGTCCTTTTATCAGGCGCCAACGCAGATGGAGTGGAAGGCCTTAAATATATTAAAAGGAATAAGGGTGAAGTATGGATCCAGGATCCTGATACGGCAGAGGTTAGCTATATGCCGCAGTATGCCGTGGAAAGGGTCACGTATGACCGGCTGATTACGCCGGGAAACCTGGCGGACCATATTAATAAGCTATATTCAGCACAATAA
- a CDS encoding CheR family methyltransferase — protein sequence MLEPSIIKDEEVEHLIKDVYELYGYDFSQYSRASFRRRINRICVIDKFTSFAELRYTVLNDPDYLKHFIEEITVNVTEMFRDPHFFKALREKILPQLGTYPLIRIWVAGCSTGEEAYSIAILLKEAGLYHKSLIYGTDINPSVLEKARSGVFPLQQMKLYSENYILSGGKKDFSDYYTANYDSVRFDKSLQEKLILSTHNLVSDSSFNSFQLVICRNVLIYFDKSLQERVFRLFDASLENLGFLALGSKETLRFSNLGKYYHQIDDQRIWKKVDHH from the coding sequence ATGTTGGAACCAAGCATCATCAAGGACGAAGAGGTAGAACACCTGATCAAGGATGTCTACGAACTGTATGGGTACGATTTTTCCCAGTACAGCAGGGCCTCGTTCAGGCGCAGGATCAACCGCATCTGTGTGATTGATAAATTCACCAGTTTTGCAGAGCTGCGCTATACCGTGCTTAATGATCCGGACTACCTGAAACATTTTATCGAAGAAATTACAGTGAACGTCACGGAAATGTTCCGTGATCCCCACTTTTTTAAAGCATTAAGAGAGAAAATCCTCCCGCAGCTCGGAACCTATCCCCTGATCCGGATCTGGGTGGCCGGATGCTCCACCGGCGAAGAGGCCTATTCTATTGCTATTCTTTTAAAAGAAGCCGGCCTTTATCATAAATCGCTGATTTACGGTACCGATATCAACCCTTCTGTCCTGGAAAAGGCCCGATCGGGAGTTTTTCCTTTGCAGCAGATGAAATTATACTCTGAAAATTATATCCTTTCCGGTGGGAAGAAGGATTTTTCAGATTACTATACCGCCAATTATGACAGTGTACGTTTCGACAAGAGCCTGCAGGAAAAACTGATCCTGTCTACCCATAACCTGGTTTCAGACAGTTCGTTCAACAGTTTCCAGCTGGTGATCTGCCGCAATGTGCTGATTTATTTTGATAAGTCATTGCAGGAACGTGTTTTCAGGCTTTTTGACGCCAGCCTGGAAAATTTAGGCTTCCTGGCACTGGGTTCGAAAGAGACCCTCAGGTTCTCCAATTTGGGGAAATACTATCATCAGATTGATGATCAGCGCATCTGGAAAAAAGTAGACCACCATTAA
- a CDS encoding response regulator, translating to MNKKILIVDDDPRNIFALKLTLKARGYQMESSLMARDAIELLKGDAEIGLVLMDMMMPEMDGYEAIRIIRGTPSVSQVPVIAVTAQAMPEDRQKCLDAGAQDYISKPIDVDHLISIIEKYF from the coding sequence ATGAATAAGAAAATCTTGATTGTGGATGATGATCCGCGTAATATATTTGCCCTTAAGCTGACGCTTAAAGCCCGCGGCTATCAGATGGAAAGCTCCCTGATGGCACGTGATGCCATTGAGCTGCTGAAAGGAGATGCAGAGATCGGCCTGGTGCTGATGGATATGATGATGCCGGAAATGGATGGCTATGAAGCGATCAGGATCATCCGCGGTACGCCTTCCGTCAGCCAGGTGCCCGTAATAGCGGTAACGGCCCAGGCAATGCCTGAAGACCGCCAGAAATGCCTGGATGCGGGAGCACAGGATTACATTTCAAAACCTATTGATGTGGATCACCTCATCAGTATCATAGAAAAATATTTTTAA